A single region of the Gossypium arboreum isolate Shixiya-1 chromosome 12, ASM2569848v2, whole genome shotgun sequence genome encodes:
- the LOC108478908 gene encoding S-protein homolog 24-like, producing MKSTITMTPWKFDEQMIMFPLVLLVIVCSHPTVNGFEVFLINNLGGNTNLAVHCFSPQVKNLGSLVIHPGDDFHWEFGINIGTTAEYECDMGYGNKQKRFQVFAERRDALRCGNQKCYWRVDRDGLYLYIKEVDDYQKQFSW from the coding sequence ATGAAATCGACAATAACAATGACTCCCTGGAAATTTGATGAGCAAATGATAATGTTCCCCCTTGTTCTACTTGTTATTGTTTGTAGCCATCCCACAGTGAACGGTTTCGAGGTTTTTCTTATCAACAACTTGGGTGGCAATACAAATCTCGCCGTTCACTGTTTTTCGCCGCAGGTCAAGAATTTGGGCAGTCTTGTGATACATCCGGGAGACGATTTTCATTGGGAATTCGGCATCAACATCGGCACCACCGCTGAATATGAATGCGACATGGGCTACGGAAACAAGCAAAAACGATTCCAAGTGTTTGCGGAACGAAGAGATGCGTTGAGATGTGGAAACCAAAAATGTTATTGGCGTGTTGATCGTGATGGCTTGTATCTTTATATTAAGGAGGTCGATGATTATCAGAAACAATTTTCTTGGTAA